The Capsicum annuum cultivar UCD-10X-F1 chromosome 3, UCD10Xv1.1, whole genome shotgun sequence genomic sequence TTAATAATGTTGCTATTGCCTGTTTTGTATGACGacattttgttgtgtttttgaaggggttttgttttatatattcGTTCTGGAAAAACACCACATTTTTAGTCGTTCCTTGCATTGACACGTTTCCCTTCATTTTCCTCCTTGTAAATCAGGTGCGCTTCTGCCAACACTACACCTGTTTCCTCTTTTCTTTTAGTCGCATTTCAATCTTCTTCTTAGTTCTGTGATTATAAAATATcgttttaataattaattttttggtttttttgggAGCATTTTTAACCACaagcttgtattttttttttttggttaagatGTTTTATTCTCTTGGCATTTGACCTCTGCTTTCTCTGTTTTCTAtaatagttctttttttttttttctgatatttttctttttatttttcaacccGCGTTCGTTCATACGTGTTGGCTTTTGTAAACAGCCTCTGTACCTTCACGATGTAGGGTCAGCGTTTGCTCTATCCTTCCCAGGGCCCCACGTGTGAGGTTAATGCGGGTACGTTGCTGCTGTTGTTGTTCATATGCGATGGCAGAATAAATTTTAGGAACTTTGCCATCGAGAAATCGTTAGAAATGCCTTGCTTCGTAAAGtatttattgttatttgttttagtttgagaagttttttcagatattatattgtAAATCTGTGGTGCTGCTTCAAGAGATTGATAAGTATGGTTGTTTCTGTTTCTCTCCTAAAAGCAGCGCAGATATTGTTACCATAAGACTTCTGTTTTTGTAATGGAGCTGTATGATCTGATGTGATGTATGTCATAATGTTCGTCTGTCAactttttaaaaatcattttcaagcTCGATTAATTGTTGCCAGATTCTTGCACCCAAGGGTGGGGCCTGgtggtcaatgaagtggttgAGAACCATGAGCTGTCAGGTTCAAATCGTGGCTTCTTTCCATCTGTCCTAGCCTTGGTGCATAGAGTTGGTGCATAGAGTTACCTGACACCTGATGTTGGTCGGAGGTGTCAGGTATCCCTGAAATTAGTCGAGATGCGCTCAAGCTAGAATGGACACTGCGGTTGTCTTTAAAAATGGTTGTTGCCAGATTCTTCCTATAATAACATGATCAGGAAAGGCTTATGTTAATACATTTGTTGATCTTTTTCACGGATCTAATCCACAAATACACTCTAGGAAAAAATATCATCTCTTTTTATCCAACTGTTAATGGATATGTTTTTGATCTTTGAAGCAAAAGCAGAAGTAGTATCAAAATGAGAAGGGGTCAGAAAATAAAAGGTTTGAAAGGCAATAGTTATGTCCAAAAGTTTCTATTCCTGGTGGTGGTCACCAAGTTGGTGTATGAAAGCTACTATAATATGGAGAAATAtgtatttatcatgattcttGGTTTATCTTCAACATGCTTTTGTTCTATTACTAGAATTTAATGTGAGGGGTCCATATTTAATGCCTCCCATTCTTCTCTGTAGGGACCATAATATGTGGTTGCATCTGCTgtttttttcctctcaatttgTGGGCTATGGGGAGGTTAACATCTACCTACTGCCAATTGCCAAATTTTGTTACTAAATATTAGTATTTGGACCAGTATTTAAATTTGTTTATGAGACCTCTCAGATAATATGCTGTATATTCATTCACAGGTAATCTGAGAATGCATCTCTCTCGTCAATGTTAATATATTTTTGTTAGTTGACAGCAAGTCATGCAGTATTCCAGTTTTTATGCTATATGGAATCACTAGAAACCTTGACTTGCAATGTTTGTGTATGGTTATTGATTGAGattcttttaaataaaattctTTCATGTCTTGTTCTACTTTGCTTCTTTCCTTTTTGGAGGAACCTTCTCCTGCTTGTGACTAATTTTATCATGCAAATTGGTTAATAGTATTATTTAAGCTGGGATAGGCAGAAATGGATTTCTGTTCTCTCCATGTTACAAAAGTTCTGGACTTCTGTTGCATTCTAGATGCTGCATTACTTTAGACTTTAATCTGTTTGTTACATCTGTGATATTGAGACATACAACTGCTTCACATATTCTTCTCGCTCATATTTTGCAGTTTATTTTATCCGACAACACTAGAAAACTGCGGTTAAGAAGCAGGAAGATGTGCAAGTAAGATTCACATTGGATTGTAAATTTTACAATTTTGATATTGGCATCTATCCTTCACTCACTTGTTGTCTGGTGATTGTCAGTTCCCAGGGCTCTTTTGCTTGATGGACCATACACCTGGCTGCAGTGATAAGGTTACTTTGAAGAGGTGGTTTTTCATTGACAAAAGAGTTGGTTAGAAGTGTGTGAAACAATTTAAGAGCAGAGTACTCAAAACCGTTGTCAACTGTTTGCATAGTTTTAAACTTATTTTCTTCCATATAAAGATATTGGGGACAATGGACCTGAAATCAAATACATCCCCGGTTGTCACCGATCCTGCCCCAATGACTCAGTCCAGATTGGGCATCCACTCTACTTTAATGCCATACTCTCCGGCTGGGCCAGCTTTCTCTCCTACACTCTTCCTTACTATCCCAAGGAAGAAGCCAGGAATTCTAGATGATGTTAGGTCAAACACTTGGTTGGATGCCATGAAATCGTCATCTCCTACACATAGAAAGAAAAGTAAGGATTCAACTGCTGAAATATCAGCAAATGAAAATGATCTTGCCTACCGCATCTGGATGGTATGCTCGTTATGTTCTCTGTAATATAATTTAGTGAATACTTTGCCTGGATCGTACTTCTGGAGGCATATAAGAGAAGTGTTGTAATATTTTTTGTGCTTTTGCAGCTCAAGTATCCCTCAGCACTTTCCTCATTTGAGCAAATCACAAATTATGCAATAGGCAAAAGAATAGCACTTTTTCTGGACTATGATGGGACTTTATCACCGATTGTAGATGATCCAGATCGAGCTTTCATGTCTAGTGCTGTGAGTATCTTAACTTTTTAATGGGAGAAAGTTTCTGCCACACTTGCAGAATTCCTTTGACACTAGTCAACTCTTTTTCAGATGCGTGCTGCTGTGAAGAATGTGGCTAAATATCTTCCCACAGCAATTATTAGTGGGAGAAGTCGTGATAAGGTGTTTAACTGTGATTTCATTTAACTGTGTTTGAACAAGATTTCTTTTTTACGGGCAAATCTTGTTGTTACTGTATTAAAAACCTTCAAGATTCTTCTCTTATCGGTTGGATATTCTCGTGTCTAGGTATATGACTTTGTTGGACTGGCTGAGCTTTACTACGCTGGTAGTCATGGCATGGATATAATGAGCCCTGTTCGATCCATTTCTGATGACTATAGTTGTCTTAGATCTACTGACAAGCAGGTAATGATGCTAAAGCTGATCTTTATTGAAGAAATTAGGACATCCAACCATCTTTTCTCTTATGAGCTACTGACATCAATCAACTTCTATGAACACAGGGCAAGGAAGTTAATCTTTTTCAACCTGCTAGTGAGTTCTTACCAATGATCGATGAGGTAAATAAGAGTGTTGCTAAAAGATATTCTCTTTGTGGAGGTGCTAGTATGAAACAGTGTTTTCAATATATGCTCAAGCAGGTTTTTATATCTCTTGTTGAGCTCACAAAAGATATCACCGGAGCAAAGGTCGAAAACAACAAATTCTGTGTTTCCGTTCACTATCGTAACGTTGATGAGAAGGTATGGATTTCTAACTTTGGTTAATATCAATATAAATAACTGTTAACTTTTCTcagtgattaaaaaaaaaagattgtgcTACTTTTCTTAACCAGACATAAGGTTCttatcccttatattttttgCCTGCTTAAACTATCGTAATATAGATGAGAAGGTAAGGATTTCTAACTTTGGTTGATATCAATATAAATAACTGTTAACTTTTCCcggtgattaaaaaaaaaaaggattgtgTTGCTTTTCTTAACCAGACATACGGTTCTTATCCCTTGTATTGTGCCTGCTTAAATTATTGCAGAGTTGGTCAACTATTGGAGAATCTGTTGATGAGTTGGTAAAACGCTATCCTCGTCTGCGATTGACACATGGCCGGAAGGTACATATATGAGCTGGCTTTTGCAGTGCATTTTGCAGGGCAGTAGGAAAGTTACTGCCTTGGTATATTTTAACTCCTCTAATTAGCTTCTCCTCAACCTTATTTAGGTTTTAGAAGTCAGGCCTGTGCTTAACTGGGACAAGGGGAAAGCTGTTGAGTTCTTACTTGAATCGTTGGGTGAGTTATGCCTTTGACTGCTTTATGGAACGAGTTACTGAAGGTTTTAGGGTGTGCCAACGGTTGAATCGTCCCAAACTAACATAAgtgcatatttttttctttttttagggtTGAATAATTGTGATGATGTTCTTCCCATATATATAGGAGATGATCGTACAGATGAAGATGCATTTAAGGTAAAGTTGAGCAAACTAATAGGATATTTTATAACAGGCACACTTCCTTCTGGGTTCATCAACTACGTTTTACTAAATTGTCAACTGCACTTGTTAACAGGTTTTGAGAGAGGGAAATAAAGGTTATGGAATCTTGGTATCCTCTGCTCCTAAAGAAAGCAGTGCATTCTACTCTTTGAGGGATCCATCTGAGGTATGAAAGTGTTTCTTAATAGTATACCCTTGTTCGATAATTGAAGGAAATTAAAGTTGTTTAGCATTTTCATCTAACATGTCTGCTTTATTCCGATCTTTCTTGCTACATGATTCTGACCGGTTGCATTTCTGTGGTTTAAGGTGATGGAATTCCTCAAGTGCTTGGTATCATGGAAGAAGTCAAGTGCTTGTAACAATTAACTATTTAATACATATACCTCATTTTGTTGATTTCTTTTCATATGGAGATCAAATGACTACTTGCGGATGGTTTAAGGAGCAGAGGTGCTAAGTTAAAGCTTCTAATGACAGTAACGTGATTCTAATTCACTGTTTCTGCTCAGAGCTTTTCTTTGTAAATTCCTTTTCGTAATTGCGGCATCAAGGATGCCCTTAGACCAAATGTATAGTCAtcttcctattttatttttcgtttcaagttttatgttgtttttaacTTTGACTGCCAGTTCTCCCCAAGGGAGAGTGTACCAACACCTGAATTGCTTAATACATCAAGTACAAACTGAATTACTTTATTTAGGTAATTTATGTGTTCAAGAGTCTTTTTCTTGCCCTATCACACTGCTGATCCTTATTGAAGCATGAAATTATCCCTGTTCCCCCCTAGTGATCTTTCTATACCCTATGTTAAGATCAATCCAAACTGAACTGAACATATGTGATGCCATTGAATTTTTTCGTAAAATTCAAAGTGATGTTCGACGTTCAAAGGTTAATTGCTAACACAGGAGCCTTGTGGTTGTAAATTCACACATCAAATCAAAGGGCTTACTCGCTTCTATATTTCCGTCTCCCATTCCC encodes the following:
- the LOC107863438 gene encoding trehalose-phosphate phosphatase A isoform X1 gives rise to the protein MDLKSNTSPVVTDPAPMTQSRLGIHSTLMPYSPAGPAFSPTLFLTIPRKKPGILDDVRSNTWLDAMKSSSPTHRKKSKDSTAEISANENDLAYRIWMLKYPSALSSFEQITNYAIGKRIALFLDYDGTLSPIVDDPDRAFMSSAMRAAVKNVAKYLPTAIISGRSRDKVYDFVGLAELYYAGSHGMDIMSPVRSISDDYSCLRSTDKQGKEVNLFQPASEFLPMIDEVFISLVELTKDITGAKVENNKFCVSVHYRNVDEKSWSTIGESVDELVKRYPRLRLTHGRKVLEVRPVLNWDKGKAVEFLLESLGLNNCDDVLPIYIGDDRTDEDAFKVLREGNKGYGILVSSAPKESSAFYSLRDPSEVMEFLKCLVSWKKSSACNN
- the LOC107863438 gene encoding trehalose-phosphate phosphatase A isoform X2 codes for the protein MDLKSNTSPVVTDPAPMTQSRLGIHSTLMPYSPAGPAFSPTLFLTIPRKKPGILDDVRSNTWLDAMKSSSPTHRKKSKDSTAEISANENDLAYRIWMLKYPSALSSFEQITNYAIGKRIALFLDYDGTLSPIVDDPDRAFMSSAMRAAVKNVAKYLPTAIISGRSRDKVYDFVGLAELYYAGSHGMDIMSPVRSISDDYSCLRSTDKQGKEVNLFQPASEFLPMIDEVFISLVELTKDITGAKVENNKFCVSVHYRNVDEKSWSTIGESVDELVKRYPRLRLTHGRKVLEVRPVLNWDKGKAVEFLLESLGLNNCDDVLPIYIGDDRTDEDAFKVLREGNKGYGILVSSAPKESSAFYSLRDPSEV